Proteins encoded together in one Astatotilapia calliptera chromosome 7, fAstCal1.2, whole genome shotgun sequence window:
- the LOC113026999 gene encoding ras association domain-containing protein 8-like, with protein sequence MELKVWVDGVQRVVCGVTEATTCQEVVIALAQAIGRTGRYTLVEKWRDTERHLAPHESPVASLNTWGQYAGDVQLILHRTGPSLTERPPSEGPPLRGPERGLHRQSLPPLAKLRHPNDRSLRRREPRRKSLTFTGAPRSLREILSGGRIGEAEAKRRLLLGNGGSLHHAGPTIGTTSPSLWACRMEDLVRLVGLQRETLNVLEKKLEAYEAELQVWAEGQGGRGEGCAGNPGVGGGLIEEILRLEKYLRKNEVEMEEEEFWATELQIELESERQLEERLQELRGRLQSCELEIEEKLAMVQGVEAGLEEEKLQRERQETQWVSEAEARAQVLRIKSELKAQERQAVQLESSCKAVDRSLGQSSKKLQDMQHDLEQLTKELRQVNLQQFIKQTGTKVTVLPAEPAEEGSTHNSPGIDLVPLSGSLKRPVSTHPMPNHLRALHSPLSSGLNPEGIYV encoded by the exons ATGGAGCTCAAGGTATGGGTGGATGGAGTCCAGAGGGTTGTCTGTGGGGTCACTGAGGCAACCACCTGCCAGGAAGTGGTGATTGCTCTGGCACAGGCCATAG GTCGCACTGGAAGATACACTCTTGTAGAAAAATGGCGCGACACTGAGCGTCACTTAGCCCCTCACGAAAGCCCCGTGGCTTCCCTGAACACTTGGGGCCAGTATGCTGGTGATGTCCAGCTGATCCTGCACCGCACAGGCCCTTCACTGACTGAAAGACCCCCCTCAGAAGGGCCCCCTCTCAGGGGGCCAGAACGCGGTTTGCATCGACAAAGCCTCCCTCCGCTTGCAAAGCTTCGTCATCCCAATGATCGCTCCCTTCGCCGCCGTGAACCCCGCCGCAAGTCTCTTACATTCACTGGTGCACCCAGAAGCCTTAGGGAGATACTGAGCGGAGGCCGGATTGGTGAAGCCGAAGCCAAACGAAGGCTTCTTCTAGGAAATGGAGGAAGTCTTCACCATGCTGGACCCACTATCGGGACCACGTCCCCCAGCCTTTGGGCCTGCCGCATGGAAGATCTTGTCAGGCTGGTCGGTCTGCAGAGAGAAACTCTCAACGTGTTGGAAAAAAAGCTTGAGGCCTATGAAGCTGAACTTCAAGTCTGGGCTGAAGGACAAGGGGGGCGAGGTGAAGGGTGCGCTGGGAACCCAGGTGTAGGTGGAGGGTTAATAGAGGAGATCCTGAGGTTGGAGAAGTACCTGAGGAAGAATGAGGtggagatggaggaagaggagttttGGGCCACTGAGCTACAAATTGAGCTTGAAAGTGAGAGACAGCTGGAGGAAAGGCTGCAGGAGCTTCGTGGGCGTCTGCAGAGCTGTGAACTGGAGATTGAGGAGAAACTGGCAATGGTGCAG GGTGTAGAGGCAGGCCTGGAAGAAGAGAAACTGCAGAGAGAGCGGCAGGAGACCCAGTGGGTCAGTGAGGCTGAGGCTCGGGCTCAGGTCCTTAGGATCAAATCAGAATTGAAGGCCCAAGAAAGACAGGCTGTCCAGCTGGAGAGCAGTTGCAAAGCTGTGGACAGGTCGCTTGGACAGAGTAGCAAGAAATTGCAG GACATGCAGCATGACCTGGAGCAGCTGACCAAGGAGCTGAGGCAGGTTAACCTGCAGCAGTTCATCAAGCAGACTGGCACCAAGGTCACTGTACTGCCAGCTGAACCTGCTGAGGAAGGAAGTACCCACAACAGCCCCGGTATAG
- the LOC113027003 gene encoding GTPase KRas isoform X3 → MTEYKLVVVGAGGVGKSALTIQLIQNHFVDEYDPTIEDSYRKQVVIDGETCLLDILDTAGQEEYSAMRDQYMRTGEGFLCVFAINNTKSFEDIHHYREQIKRVKDSEDVPMVLVGNKCDLPSRTVDTKQAQDLARSYGIPFIETSAKTRQRVEDAFYTLVREIRLYRVNKISKEEKTPRCVKLKKCVVMGVDDAFYTLVREIRKHKEKMSKEGKKKKKKSKTKCTIM, encoded by the exons ATGACAGAATATAAACTGGTTGTGGTGGGAGCTGGTGGCGTTGGCAAAAGCGCACTTACCATTCAGCTCATCCAGAATCACTTCGTGGATGAATATGACCCCACCATTGAG GACTCTTACAGAAAGCAGGTAGTCATTGACGGAGAGACATGTCTACTGGACATCCTGGACACAGCAGGTCAGGAGGAGTACAGCGCCATGAGGGATCAATACATGAGGACAGGGGAGGGTTTCCTCTGTGTCTTTGCCATCAACAATACCAAGTCCTTTGAAGACATTCACCACTATAG AGAACAGATTAAGCGGGTGAAGGACTCTGAGGACGTCCCCATGGTGCTGGTGGGGAACAAGTGTGACCTCCCGTCCCGGACAGTGGACACAAAGCAGGCTCAGGACTTAGCACGTAGCTACGGCATTCCCTTTATTGAGACCTCAGCCAAAACCAGACAG AGAGTGGAAGATGCCTTTTACACTCTGGTACGGGAGATCAGGCTGTACCGGGTCAATAAGATCAGCAAGGAAGAAAAGACTCCGCGCTGTGTCAAGCTTAAAAAGTGTGTTGTGAT GGGCGTCGACGATGCCTTTTACACGTTAGTGCGAGAAATCCGGAAGCATAAGGAGAAGATGAGCAAGGAgggcaaaaagaagaaaaagaagtccAAGACAAAGTGTACAATTATGTGA
- the LOC113027003 gene encoding GTPase KRas isoform X1 has product MTEYKLVVVGAGGVGKSALTIQLIQNHFVDEYDPTIEDSYRKQVVIDGETCLLDILDTAGQEEYSAMRDQYMRTGEGFLCVFAINNTKSFEDIHHYREQIKRVKDSEDVPMVLVGNKCDLPSRTVDTKQAQDLARSYGIPFIETSAKTRQRVEDAFYTLVREIRLYRVNKISKEEKTPRCVKLKKCVVM; this is encoded by the exons ATGACAGAATATAAACTGGTTGTGGTGGGAGCTGGTGGCGTTGGCAAAAGCGCACTTACCATTCAGCTCATCCAGAATCACTTCGTGGATGAATATGACCCCACCATTGAG GACTCTTACAGAAAGCAGGTAGTCATTGACGGAGAGACATGTCTACTGGACATCCTGGACACAGCAGGTCAGGAGGAGTACAGCGCCATGAGGGATCAATACATGAGGACAGGGGAGGGTTTCCTCTGTGTCTTTGCCATCAACAATACCAAGTCCTTTGAAGACATTCACCACTATAG AGAACAGATTAAGCGGGTGAAGGACTCTGAGGACGTCCCCATGGTGCTGGTGGGGAACAAGTGTGACCTCCCGTCCCGGACAGTGGACACAAAGCAGGCTCAGGACTTAGCACGTAGCTACGGCATTCCCTTTATTGAGACCTCAGCCAAAACCAGACAG AGAGTGGAAGATGCCTTTTACACTCTGGTACGGGAGATCAGGCTGTACCGGGTCAATAAGATCAGCAAGGAAGAAAAGACTCCGCGCTGTGTCAAGCTTAAAAAGTGTGTTGTGATGTGA
- the LOC113027003 gene encoding GTPase KRas isoform X2 yields the protein MTEYKLVVVGAGGVGKSALTIQLIQNHFVDEYDPTIEDSYRKQVVIDGETCLLDILDTAGQEEYSAMRDQYMRTGEGFLCVFAINNTKSFEDIHHYREQIKRVKDSEDVPMVLVGNKCDLPSRTVDTKQAQDLARSYGIPFIETSAKTRQGVDDAFYTLVREIRKHKEKMSKEGKKKKKKSKTKCTIM from the exons ATGACAGAATATAAACTGGTTGTGGTGGGAGCTGGTGGCGTTGGCAAAAGCGCACTTACCATTCAGCTCATCCAGAATCACTTCGTGGATGAATATGACCCCACCATTGAG GACTCTTACAGAAAGCAGGTAGTCATTGACGGAGAGACATGTCTACTGGACATCCTGGACACAGCAGGTCAGGAGGAGTACAGCGCCATGAGGGATCAATACATGAGGACAGGGGAGGGTTTCCTCTGTGTCTTTGCCATCAACAATACCAAGTCCTTTGAAGACATTCACCACTATAG AGAACAGATTAAGCGGGTGAAGGACTCTGAGGACGTCCCCATGGTGCTGGTGGGGAACAAGTGTGACCTCCCGTCCCGGACAGTGGACACAAAGCAGGCTCAGGACTTAGCACGTAGCTACGGCATTCCCTTTATTGAGACCTCAGCCAAAACCAGACAG GGCGTCGACGATGCCTTTTACACGTTAGTGCGAGAAATCCGGAAGCATAAGGAGAAGATGAGCAAGGAgggcaaaaagaagaaaaagaagtccAAGACAAAGTGTACAATTATGTGA